The proteins below come from a single Perca flavescens isolate YP-PL-M2 chromosome 8, PFLA_1.0, whole genome shotgun sequence genomic window:
- the tigara gene encoding putative fructose-2,6-bisphosphatase TIGAR A, whose protein sequence is MFHVPRKMLTEWSKLSVRHLLSRSETRADLSCLYYSAAAYKSMAALTFGLTLVRHGETKYNKEGLLQGQGIDSVLSEIGLQQAEAAGCYLKDVEFTNVFVSDMLRAQQTAETIVKHNSSCSALQMVCDPLLKEKSFGIAEGRRVQELIEMAQAAGQPFTDFTPPKGETHEQVKERVKEFLEKMLQQIGAERWRDRGGDETSASAPPKPSPVVGQADDGVRGIPVHTLVVTHGVVIHVAVRFFVEELHCSLPSDFDRAHMFSLSPNTGLCRFILTMTKEDDRFKLSGIRCVFLNRRDHVIQNGAR, encoded by the exons ATGTTCCATGTTCCTCGCAAAATGTTGACAGAGTGGTCTAAACTCTCTGTGAGACATTTGCTCTCAAGAAGCGAGACGCGCGCTGACCTCAGTTGTCTGTATTACTCCGCCGCTGCATACAAGAGCATGGCAGCTCTAACATTTGGGCTGACACTTGTTCGACA TGGGGAAACGAAGTACAATAAAGAAGGCCTGCTACAAG GCCAGGGCATTGATTCAGTCTTGTCTGAGATCGGTCTGCAGCAGGCCGAGGCAGCAGGCTGTTACCTGAAAGATGTCGAGTTCACCAACGTGTTTGTCAGTGATATGCTGCGGGCCCAGCAG ACTGCTGAAACAATAGTGAAACACAACAGTAGTTGTTCTGCTCTCCAAATGGTGTGTGACCCTTTACTTAAAGAGAAA agCTTTGGGATAGCAGAGGGGAGACGGGTGCAGGAGTTGATAGAGATGGCCCAGGCAGCCGGTCAGCCTTTCACAGACTTCACCCCTCCGAAGGGGGAGACTCATGAGCAG GTGAAGGAGCGAGTCAAAGAGTTTCTGGAGAAAATGCTCCAGCAAATTGGGGCCGAACGCTGGCGTGACAGAGGGGGGGATGAAACCTCTGCATCTGCTCCACCCAAACCCTCTCCTGTGGTGGGACAGGCAGACGATGGGGTCAGGGGTATCCCGGTCCACACTTTGGTCGTCACCCATGGGGTCGTCATCCATGTGGCAGTGCGCTTCTTTGTGGAGGAGTTACATTGCTCCTTGCCTTCAGATTTTGACAGAGCACATATGTTCTCTTTAAGTCCTAACACGGGCCTATGTCGCTTTATACTAACCATGACAAAAGAGGACGACCGGTTCAAATTGTCCGGGATCCGCTGTGTGTTCCTCAACAGGAGGGACCATGTTATACAGAACGGAGCTAGAtga
- the LOC114559522 gene encoding fibroblast growth factor 23, which yields MQAAFFSLILIAVHVSVPADFAPELRDPEQLVRRRQSSFHAGARVDASAGTGPFYLELSGSMRKGIHRHFLVILPERRDMSNYVSIFDLRRKRYLCVDSKGQQYNSRQKGPEDCLFQHIWLDLANHHDVFYSISGGRLLKVEGEEPSSALVQSLLGPLVKRQRRSERVNPSDPFRSQSHPSHSAKHHWDADGRQREQDQAGAVSKETITSCDDPLRVLQSNGPVSPVKTNIADRAEQD from the exons ATGCAAGCGGCTTTCTTCTCACTCATCCTGATTGCCGTACATGTGTCTGTACCGGCGGATTTTGCACCGGAGCTCCGGGACCCAGAGCAACTTGTACGACGTCGGCAGAGCAGCTTCCACGCAGGAGCACGTGTGGATGCGTCCGCTGGTACGGGACCTTTCTACTTGGAGCTGAGTGGATCAATGAGAAAAGGCATTCATAGACACTTTCTGG TTATTTTGCCAGAAAGAAGAGATATGAGCAACTATGTGTCAATATTTGATTTGAGAAGAAAACGCTACCTCTGTGTGGACTCAAAGGGACAGCAATACAACTCT AGGCAAAAGGGCCCAGAAGATTGTCTCTTCCAGCACATTTGGTTAGATTTGGCGAACCACCATGACGTGTTTTACTCTATAAGTGGGGGCCGGCTGCTCAAAGTGGAGGGAGAAGAACCCTCCTCAGCCCTGGTCCAGAGCCTTCTGGGTCCTTTGgtgaagagacagaggaggagtgAGAGAGTGAACCCCTCTGATCCATTCAGGTCACAGTCCCATCCTTCCCATTCTGCCAAGCATCACTGGGATGCAGACGGCAGGCAGCGTGAACAGGACCAGGCCGGTGCTGTGTCCAAAGAGACCATCACCTCCTGCGATGACCCCCTCCGGGTCCTACAGTCCAACGGGCCCGTCAGTCCCGTCAAGACCAACATTGCAGACCGAGCAGAACAAGACTAA